A window from Megalops cyprinoides isolate fMegCyp1 chromosome 8, fMegCyp1.pri, whole genome shotgun sequence encodes these proteins:
- the LOC118781923 gene encoding DNA-binding protein RFX7-like: protein MSSSRTQQMHAFNWIRNHLEEHPETSLPKQEVYDEYKSYCDNLGYHPLSAADFGKIMKNVFPNMKARRLGMRGKSKYCYSGLRKKAFVHMPSLPSLDLHKTGDGCEALEPSNQLPSVEDEVRSAACGLVCEWAQKVLSRQFDSVEDLARFLLNSHYIGTKSMAALTVMTGTPTGVKTPTPSSAFVPTAEANSFQPQVKTLASPSIDAKQQLQRKIQKKQQEQKLHSPLPGEAGARRVDGGTPSAGTSIPCGSPALLSPQPTIGIVVAAVPSPITVQRSQQLMTSPSPVGTAEGKVLPVNFQVLTQTVQPAKQCPKTPQNVPASPVGDRSARHRYAQILPKPSATSAITLRSPPTLLITNSPIKTVMPTPHVGPVNVVKMTAISLAPNGGSGGGGSSSNAGTMRPASAGLSEEPRPSPQARSSSAASLQSPTAKPALPAATTPTVDVKMEPEAITDNNQALGADRPNATQEAASGRRGEGDDKPGVASEPTGHAKGSPSLDGPAGANCVDKPPSSANTVAASAGSNNNNNNNESTLYLTVSGQSTSITLSSNGNAATATATSPKESCLGSKSPRKRPGFGLEPHTMPVKKVFISQQPVGGVDSPKPCVKKITRAGTPGKPESAPAAASGKVTVKLNSTVPTRILALSDSPVGSASSFQTVVKSQSSSQVNAEGGPSDSDTGVLVPDDSASNPILLQHVTTSPQVMSTGTGMLETSTVNDLKSSMWEEGQLDAIQQQQQQVYVQQISDKQVSTPVMNQLPLMAQSAGPGQLTLHPDIVDFAGAQPNVDYFPFNDDEMTQDSIVEELVQMEEQMKLNSSLQAFGSCVEMALQDQSAVVQGAILSTHQVGSTSFYHSAHSSTPTHTPTPTPTPTPTPTPTSEMIGGGGGLTRESPCSRLAPTTPVDSALGSSRHTPIGTPHSNCSSSVPPSPVECRNPFAFTPINSSMTGYHDASIVSSSPVKPMQRPTATHPDKAKLDWMNNGYNSSSGTSSISNNGIGILPSYQDLVDDHFRKPHAFAIPGQSYQAQTRHHDATFGRLTPVSPVQQQVASMANASKQEAGFAVPAPLDGKPASSLSGGSFRCRSVSPAVRQRNLSGSTAYSSVPRSVASPFNSPVTPEVLSIFANSHPDAGSNNMAQRSQSVPLNVMMQTEVLPLQKPSNSKTITNVLLSKMDADGDDAVRGLGINNMPSNYTARMNLTHILETTPSFTGGAAAHQALVDSGTSAYEFQRPGLLTKNSRVEQVSFSSGDSQAQSDCGEQQQEPVQDLQQGQNQTQLLHEDPQQLDFNSTVKDLLGEDGLNPSSQLVGQVASELNAVASDFSSDIRLTSELSSSINDLNTLDANLLFDPNRQQGQYEDSTLEELKNDPLFQQICSETVNSAGFDWLESKDQPTVEMLG, encoded by the exons gagCTATTGTGACAATCTTGGCTACCATCCACTGAGCGCAGCTGACTTTGGAAAGATCATGAAAAATGTCTTTCCTAACATGAAGGCGCGTCGTCTCGGCATGAGAGGCAAATCAAA ATACTGCTACAGTGGCCTGAGGAAAAAGGCTTTCGTTCACATGCCCTCCCTGCCTAGTCTGGACTTGCATAAAACGGGAGATGGG TGTGAAGCTCTGGAGCCCTCGAACCAGCTGCCCAGCGTGGAGGACGAGGTGCGCTCGGCGGCCTGCGGGCTGGTGTGCGAGTGGGCCCAGAAGGTTCTGAGCCGTCAGTTTGACAGCGTGGAGGACCTGGCCCGCTTCCTGCTCAACAGCCACTACATTGGCACCAAGTCCATGGCAGCCCTCACTGTGATGACAGGAACGCCCACAG GGGTGAAGACGCCGACCCCGTCCTCCGCGTTTGTGCCGACGGCCGAAGCGAATTCCTTCCAGCCCCAGGTGAAGACCCTGGCCTCCCCCTCCATCGATGccaaacagcagctgcagcgcAAGATCCAGAagaagcagcaggagcagaAGCTGCACTCCCCGCTACCGGGCGAGGCCGGGGCCCGCAGGGTGGACGGGGGCACGCCCAGCGCGGGGACCAGCATCCCCTGCGgcagccccgccctgctctcCCCGCAGCCCACCATCGGTATCGTGGTCGCTGCCGTCCCCAGCCCAATCACG GTACAGAGAAGCCAGCAGCTGATGACCTCTCCCAGCCCTGTGGGCACAGCGGAGGGCAAAGTCCTCCCTGTAAACTTCCAGGTGCTCACTCAGACCGTGCAGCCAGCCAAGCAGTGCCCCAAGACGCCGCAAAACGTCCCCGCCAGCCCCGTGGGGGACCGCTCCGCCCGCCACCGCTACGCCCAGATCCTGCCCAAGCCGTCGGCCACCAGCGCCATCACCCTGCGCTCGCCACCGACGCTGCTCATTACCAACAGCCCCATCAAGACCGTCATGCCCACGCCGCACGTCGGCCCCGTCAACGTGGTGAAGATGACGGCAATATCGCTGGCGCCCAACGGTGGCagtggcggcggcggcagcagcagcaacgCGGGCACCATGCGGCCCGCTTCTGCCGGGCTCTCGGAGGAGCCCAGACCCAGCCCCCAGGCCCGCAGCAGCTCCGCCGCCTCCCTTCAGTCCCCCACAGCCAAGCCAGCACTCCCCGCTGCCACGACCCCTACCGTCGACGTCAAGATGGAGCCTGAAGCCATAACTGATAACAATCAGGCCCTCGGTGCTGATAGGCCGAATGCCACTCAGGAAGCCGCCAGCGGGAGGAGGGGCGAGGGAGACGACAAGCCCGGGGTCGCCAGCGAGCCCACGGGCCACGCCAAGGGCTCCCCAAGCCTGGACGGACCGGCTGGGGCCAACTGCGTGGACAAGCCCCCCTCCAGCGCCAACACTGTGGCAGCTTCTGCTGgcagcaataacaacaataacaataacgaAAGCACTTTGTACCTTACCGTCTCCGGTCAGAGCACCAGCATCACTCTGTCGTCCAACGGCAACGCCGCCACCGCTACCGCCACATCGCCGAAGGAAAGCTGCCTGGGCTCCAAGAGCCCAAGAAAGCGTCCGGGCTTCGGCCTGGAGCCGCACACCATGCCTGTCAAGAAGGTGTTCATCTCCCAGCAGCCAGTAGGGGGCGTTGACAGTCCAAAGCCCTGCGTCAAGAAGATCACCAGGGCGGGGACTCCCGGCAAACCTGAAAGTGCACCAGCAGCCGCGTCCGGCAAAGTAACGGTAAAGCTGAACTCCACGGTCCCGACCAGAATCCTGGCACTCTCCGACTCTCCCGTGGGAAGTGCCAGTAGCTTCCAGACTGTTGTGAAATCGCAGAGCTCCTCCCAGGTTAATGCAGAGGGGGGTCCCTCTGACTCGGACACCGGAGTCCTCGTTCCCGACGACAGCGCTTCCAATCCGATCCTACTGCAGCATGTCACGACCAGCCCGCAAGTCATGTCCACAGGCACAGGCATGTTGGAGACCTCAACGGTGAATGACCTGAAGAGCTCCATGTGGGAGGAAGGACAGCTGGATGCtattcaacagcagcagcagcaggtgtatGTGCAGCAGATATCCGACAAGCAGGTTTCCACACCTGTGATGAACCAGCTTCCCCTGATGGCCCAGAGCGCCGGCCCGGGCCAGCTGACGCTCCACCCCGACATCGTCGACTTCGCGGGGGCCCAGCCCAACGTCGACTACTTCCCCTTCAACGACGACGAGATGACGCAGGACAGCATCGTGGAGGAGCTGGTACAGATGGAGGAGCAGATGAAGCtcaacagcagcctgcaggCTTTCGGCAGCTGCGTCGAAATGGCCTTGCAGGACCAGTCCGCCGTCGTGCAGGGCGCCATTCTGTCCACCCACCAGGTGGGCAGCACCTCCTTTTATCACTCTGCCCACAGCAGCACTCCCACCCATACCCCCACCCCGACTCCcacgcccacccccacccctactcCCACCTCTGAGATGATAGGTGGAGGTGGAGGCTTGACCCGGGAGAGCCCTTGCTCCCGTCTGGCCCCCACCACCCCCGTGGACAGCGCTTTGGGGAGCAGCCGGCACACCCCCATCGGGACCCCGCACtccaactgcagcagcagcgtcccacCAAGCCCGGTGGAGTGCAGGAACCCCTTCGCTTTCACGCCCATCAACTCCAGCATGACCGGCTACCACGACGCCAGCATAGTCTCCAGCAGCCCCGTCAAGCCCATGCAGAGACCCACGGCCACCCACCCGGACAAGGCCAAGCTGGACTGGATGAACAATGGCTACAACAGCAGCTCGGGCACCTCGTCCATCTCCAACAATGGCATCGGCATCCTCCCCAGCTACCAGGACCTGGTGGACGACCACTTCAGGAAGCCTCACGCCTTCGCCATACCGGGCCAGTCCTACCAGGCCCAAACCCGGCACCACGACGCCACCTTCGGCCGGCTGACGCCCGTCTCCCCGGTGCAGCAGCAGGTCGCCAGCATGGCGAACGCCAGCAAGCAGGAGGCGGGCTTTGCAGTGCCCGCCCCGTTGGACGGCAAGCCGGCGAGCTCGTTGTCGGGAGGCTCGTTCCGGTGCCGGAGCGTCAGCCCGGCCGTCCGGCAGCGGAACCTGAGCGGCAGCACAGCCTACTCCAGCGTCCCCCGCTCCGTCGCCTCCCCGTTCAACTCCCCCGTCACCCCCGAGGTGCTCAGCATCTTCGCCAACAGCCACCCAGACGCCGGCTCCAACAACATGGCCCAGAGGAGCCAGTCGGTGCCGCTCAACGTCATGATGCAGACGGAGGTGCTTCCGCTGCAGAAGCCGAGCAACAGCAAGACGATCACCAACGTGCTGCTCAGCAAGATGGACGCCGATGGTGACGACGCCGTGCGCGGCCTGGGCATCAACAACATGCCTTCCAACTACACCGCCCGCATGAACCTCACCCACATCCTGGAGACCACGCCCAGCTTTACCGGAGGTGCCGCCGCCCACCAGGCTCTGGTGGACTCCGGCACCTCCGCGTACGAGTTCCAGAGGCCGGGCCTTCTGACGAAAAATTCCAGGGTGGAGCAGGTGAGCTTCTCCTCTGGGGATAGCCAAGCACAATCAGACTGtggagaacagcagcaggagccCGTGCAGGACCTCCAGCAGGGACAAAACCAGACGCAGCTGCTGCACGAAGACCCCCAGCAGCTGGATTTCAACAGCACCGTCAAAGACCTGCTGGGAGAGGACGGGCTGAACCCCAGCTCTCAGCTCGTGGGCCAGGTGGCGTCCGAACTCAACGCGGTGGCCTCCGACTTCTCCAGCGACATCAGACTGACCTCGGAGCTTTCCAGTAGCATCAACGACCTGAACACTTTAGACGCAAATCTACTGTTCGACCCAAACCGACAGCAGGGACAATATGAAGATTCTACACTGGAAGAACTAAAGAACGATCCGCTCTTTCAGCAGATTTGCAGTGAGACTGTGAACTCTGCTGGCTTTGACTGGCTGGAAAGTAAAGACCAGCCCACCGTGGAAATGTTGGGTTAA